TCGTACACCCGGAAGTACAGCGTCCCCTGGACGGCGACGTTGCCGAAGTTCTGCGTGTACTGGTTCGCGTAGATGCCGTCGCCGTACACGTCACACACCGCGTAGGTGCGACCGTCGCGGATGATGGCGCCGACCGCCCCGGTGGGCGTGCCCGCCCAGGCGATCGCCGACTCCATCCATGCGCCGAAGACCTCTCCCTGCGGCACGCCGGAGGTCTTGGTCGGCTGCGACCCCAGCCCGTACCAGTTCATGTTGGGCAGCATCTCGGTGCCGAAGAAACCGAAGTACACGGCCCTCCCGTTCAGGTACTCCGCGTACGAAGCACCCGAGTGCGTGCCCGGGTAGTCCTTCGACTTGTACGAGGCGCCCGACTGGCTCGGCTGGGTGTCCGGCACGAGGTTCATGAACCGCTTGACGTTGGTGTTGCTGCCGACCTCCTTGGCCAACTCGATCCACGCGTAGCGGTTCGGGTAGGTCGCGGAGCCCGCGTCACGCCACATGTTCATGTCCGACGAGGAGTACCCGCGCGCCTGCAGGATCGCCTGGGCGCCGGTGAGTATCGACGTACCGGCCACGGGGGTCGTGTGGAAGTTGAACGGCCCCATATCGTCGATGAAGGTCATCTGGTAGGCCTCGGACAGCGGTCCCCATTCCCAGGCGTTGTTGCCGAGGATCGCGAACCAGTGGTCGCCGAACTCGGTGCCTGCATAGTCGGGCGCGACCCGCGGCGACGCCATCAGGTTCACCACGCCGCCGCCCTCGCCGACGTACGTGACCATGTTGCGGCTCGCCTGCGGCGTCATCGCGAACACGGTCTGCAGCACCACGACGTCGTACTGACGCAGCGTGTTCAGGTTGTCGAGCGCCGAGTCGGGGATCTGCGTGACGTCCCACCCGCGTCCCTGCAGGTAGGTAGTGACGGCGTCCTCGCGCACGTACGGGTCCACGCCGCGGTTGTACTTGTCGAGCCAGTACTTGCTCACGGCCGAGCGCACCACGGCGACCTTGATCGCGGGCGGCGTGTACGCGGCGAGCGCCACCGACGGCGCGGCCAGCAGCGCCGCGGCTGCGAACAGCGCGGCGAGCGATATCCGGATCGTGGTCCTGGGCTGCATCTCGTCTGCTCCGTTCGAGCGGGGCCGGTCGTGTCCCCCGCGTGAGGTAATCGGCATCCGCGCGGCCACGCATGAGCCGCCTCGTGACGGCGCGTGACCGCGCGCACAGCCCTCTCAGCGCGGCGGGATGCGGTAGACCGTCAGCGGATCCGTCCCGCCGAGGCGCGTCGCGCCGAGCAGCGCGGGAAGGCGGGACGTCGAGTCGGCCACGAGGTAGTCCGCCGAGAAGCGCTCGAGGAGGCGCCGGTAGGTGGCGTCGTCGTACGGGAAC
The genomic region above belongs to Actinomycetota bacterium and contains:
- a CDS encoding cell wall-binding repeat-containing protein, with the protein product MAARMPITSRGGHDRPRSNGADEMQPRTTIRISLAALFAAAALLAAPSVALAAYTPPAIKVAVVRSAVSKYWLDKYNRGVDPYVREDAVTTYLQGRGWDVTQIPDSALDNLNTLRQYDVVVLQTVFAMTPQASRNMVTYVGEGGGVVNLMASPRVAPDYAGTEFGDHWFAILGNNAWEWGPLSEAYQMTFIDDMGPFNFHTTPVAGTSILTGAQAILQARGYSSSDMNMWRDAGSATYPNRYAWIELAKEVGSNTNVKRFMNLVPDTQPSQSGASYKSKDYPGTHSGASYAEYLNGRAVYFGFFGTEMLPNMNWYGLGSQPTKTSGVPQGEVFGAWMESAIAWAGTPTGAVGAIIRDGRTYAVCDVYGDGIYANQYTQNFGNVAVQGTLYFRVYDPSGRKVHEAVRYKICVEPGASHRYTQRYITSRLADGVYRVEVEYVTTYPSYGRHYVESLYVRRSAGTDLRTAYDAARTRGAYAADPRVVRYAGADRYGTALAIADAGGGYPRPGGSVVIASGGAGADALVAAGIAAAVDAPVVLTEQA